The Desulfuromonadaceae bacterium genome segment TTATTCGTGTTACTTGAGCTTTGTCTGTACGGTGCGCAGAAAGTCAGCCAACTGCCGGGGATGGGTAAAGGGGAGGCCATGCCCGGCATCGGGGATGATGGTGCAGTCGATGGGAGGGGGAGACAGCACCCGGTCCAGTGCTCCGTGAATGGCGAAGACCGGACAGTCGGGCGGAGCTGTTTCGCGGCAGGTGCGCAACATCCAGCTCCCCTGATCAATCAGCTGTCGCGGGGTGTCATAAAACATGGTCCGGGCGATAGCGAAATCTTCACGGGCGCCGCTGCCGAACATCCTGGCCATCGCTTTGTCGGAGGTCAGGACGCGACTGACCAGCGCAAACGGGAGCAGATGCAGCAGTCCGCCGAACAGGCGTCCGGCGGTGCCGAGTCCGCTTACTCCAAAGGTGCTGCCGATCAGCACCAGCCCGGCGACCGGCCGCTGGCGGGCAATCGTCGCTGCAACCAGTCCGCCGAACGAGGACCCGCCGATGATGTCGTGCGCGCCCACATCCAATTCGGCGGCGGTGCGACCGGCGTAGTCCCCCAGCACTTCACCGTCGAACGGGATCAGCAGCCGCGGCGTTGCTACGTCGATTCCGGTGGCGCGCAACGGTGCATACATGCGTTCATCGGCTGCCAGTCCGGGGAGGAGAATCAGGCGTGAATTGCTCATTGAGCCGACTCCGATCCGTGCTTAAAGTGACTCATCCAGATCATCCAGCCCGACCCCGTCGATCGTGGTTCCACAGTAGGCGCAGCATCCGCCGTGCAGATGAATGTTGTGCAGGGAAAAGCCATGACGCTCTATGACCACCCGATGGCATTGCGGACAGCAGGTGTTTTCTCCGGCATTGCCTGGAATATTGCCGGTGTAGACGTAATGCAGTCCAACCTCAAGACCGATATCCCTGACGCGGGTGAGGGTTTCGGGCGGGGTCGGCGGGGAATCGAGAAGTTTCCAGGTCGGGTAAAAGGCGGTGACGTGCCACGGTGTTTGCGGGCCGAGCTCGTCGTAAA includes the following:
- a CDS encoding alpha/beta hydrolase: MSNSRLILLPGLAADERMYAPLRATGIDVATPRLLIPFDGEVLGDYAGRTAAELDVGAHDIIGGSSFGGLVAATIARQRPVAGLVLIGSTFGVSGLGTAGRLFGGLLHLLPFALVSRVLTSDKAMARMFGSGAREDFAIARTMFYDTPRQLIDQGSWMLRTCRETAPPDCPVFAIHGALDRVLSPPPIDCTIIPDAGHGLPFTHPRQLADFLRTVQTKLK